The sequence below is a genomic window from Lolium perenne isolate Kyuss_39 chromosome 7, Kyuss_2.0, whole genome shotgun sequence.
GAGCTGATCCTGAATTTCTCGAAAGTACATGAATGGAGCGATCTGATTTATATAGGAAGTTTATTCCACGGATTTGGATGCTGACTTGGAACATGACTATGGTCAGCCAATTACGATGCTCTATGATAAATTAGTTTTATGTGCAGCAGGGACTACACCTTAACGTTGTCCAGAAAGAAACATGATAAATGAAACATTACTGATTATCAATGTGTTTCAGAATTTTTTGGGAGAACAAGGTCGTTCAATTGTCAACTTGTAGGGGAACCCACCGCCGCACTCTCTATCTTAGTCATTTCACAGGAGTACCATCTGATTCTTAGGAAAGAATAAGAAATGGAGGAGTTTCTTTTACTTTCTCAGTAGTACTATGTTTCTTCCAGCAACTTTATACTATGAATATTATGGCAGCGACCCAATGGGATTGTTTGTTATGCAGGAGCCATTTAACGCTGAGCCTCATCGATCTGCGTTGGTTTCATCTTATATCACACCAGTGGATTTCTTCTACAAGAGGAATCATGGACCAATTCCAAAAGTCGATGATATCTCaaggtttttattttatttttgagaaggaaatatagatatccatGTATCATTATGATTTACTGCAAATCCTTGAATGAATGACTAACTCTTATATTTCTATATAACCTTTTCGACAGATATAGTGTTTCCATCAATGGCCTTGTGAACAAGCATATTCAGCTATCCATGTCTGACATTAGGTAATGTACATCTTAGCCTCTTATCACGCACCCTCAAATATTTTTTTGTTTTAATAGAtaaataatcaacataaacttcacATTCAGGTTGCTTCCAAAGTACAATGTCACTGCAACGTTACAGGTTCGCGACGAGTGCCTTCTATGTTTTTCCTTTAATGTTTCTAATTTCTATGGCGGCTCATGTATGAGTGCGCTAGCCAATAGTCACACTTGAGAATACAATTATTATATAATAGTGTGCAGGCAATAAGAGAACTGCAATGAGTAAGGTACGGAAAGTGAGAGGTGTTGGATGGGACGTATCTGCTCTTGGAAATGGTAAGAGGCGTATTATGATAATTTTCATGTTCAGAATGTAAGGACTTATTCTATCTCAAGATTGTACAAATGCAGTCTGATGTACCCATGCCAGTAAATAAGGATACCCAGAAGAATATGCACTTTGAGATATAGGCATGCTGATGATAATACCGTATTAATATATTTAGCACACCAGTAGAACTCTAAGGATAGCaatcatataagtggaggaagtttACGAGTATATGCTTATAGCTTGCCTTTTTACTACCCCTGTAATTGGATTTTCGGCTTTAAGTCGGAAAGCTTATTTGTTCGAGAAAAATTCTGAAAGCTTATTTGTTCGAGAAAAAGTCTGAAAGATTATTCGTTCAAGAAAAAGTCTGAAAGCATAAATCTATAGAAGATTTCTGTTACCTTTGTTTCATCTACTGAATTAAGAGCAATATCCTACTCGATTATTATATGATGAAATACTAAATGGGGCTGATGTGCCTCCATCAAATTTTATTGTATAAAGAGGATACGTTTTCTTCTCTTTTAACTTTTTTATTTACAATATTTTTATCCTTTGTATTATTCCAGCAACTTGGGGAGGAGCAAAACTATCTGACGTCCTTGAACTAGTTGGGATACCTAAACTCAGTTCAGTCACAACTTTAGGAGGCAAACACGTTGAGTTTGTCAGTGTTGACAAGTGTAAAGTGAGTATCTCTGTTTTCATCGACTGGCAGCAATCCTTTAGCCTACCTCACTAATGTCGAGGTGTTTGTATCTCAGGAGGAGAAAGGTGGCCCCTATAAGGCATCAATTCCATTAAAGCAGGCTACAGATCCTGATGCTGATGTCTTGCTTGCATATGAAATGAACGGAGAGGTGATTGAGCATTGTTATTTCCCTTTAACAGCTGAAAATGAATTGATATAACGTTCCTTGTGGGGTTCAGACTATTTTTAAAATCCTAGTTTTCGCttgtttttttctcttttttttatgcTACTGTATTTTCTGTTAGTACTTCATTACTACCTAATGTATATGTTTCTTTGAAGCTGATTTTGATGAAACAGAGTGATAGTATTACATAGTGTGACATCATAACAATGTATGCCATTTTTCGCAACATAATAATGTATTACGCTTATATAGGTGTTTGCTACCTAATGCAGAATGGTGAGTGTACAAACAGCACCTGAAGCATCTCTTACTCAACATAAATATCCATCATAAGCTTATTTTGCATTGACTTCAGTGTGGTACTGTAGCTGTTTAGGACAACCAGATTGTGAAAATGAACTATTTACATCTAGTTATTCCTTCGTCAGTTTTAGATGCAACCTTTTTCTTTTGCTAAATTTCCTGCTATCATGGTTCCAATGTTGGTACATATTGTACTTAGCCCATCGTGGTTTACCATGTATAGATCATCAACCGTGACCATGGATACCCACTCCGTGTTGTTGTACCTGGTGTCATAGGCGCACGCTCTGTAAAATGGCTGGACAGCATCAGCATAATCAAGGAAGAATGCCAGGTTTACTGAAAATTTAAATGCAGCACCTCTTCATCATGTTCTCTGGGAATAAATACTGATCTCTGCTCTCAACCAGGGTTTTTTTATGCAAAAAGATTACAAGATGTTTCCACCTACCGTAGATTGGGACAATATTGATTGGTCGACTAGAAGACCACAAATGGATTTTCCTGTACAGGTATACACTGTAGTAATTCTTCCATGTTCAATCACACTTGGGTTAGATTGGTAACATAGGATGACACATGCCATCCTTATTCTTGGTGGGTTCATTTTCCTTTCCTTGTATTCTTTGGGGTTAGTCCTCAACTTTACAGAAACATGAAATTATATCATGTCATTGCTCAGTTCACTTTAGCACTTTAAAACATTTTCACCTGCAACATGATGTTTTCTGCATTTTATCTTCACAGTTTatgttaaaagaacacttgaaacctTGCACCACCATATACTAGCTAGCACTTTTGATTTACTACAGAATTTGTTGCTGGCAGTGGATTTATAGTTTATACTGGTATATTATTGAATTTGGAAACACAAAGATTGATGCACATTTCTACTGAACTCTTCTAACAAGCACTAAACCAAGTTATTGTAAATTAATTGTTTTGCTTCTGTGATTGGCAATTAGAACATTTGAAATCAAACCATCTGATGAGAATGCCATCTTAGTATATCCACAAATTAGGCAACAGAGTGCTGCATCCTATCTTAGATGTGGCTTTTTTTATCATTAGTGGAGCCAGCATTCCTCCAAAAGTTGATTTATAATAAATTAGTTCAATATATTTAGTTATTGCAGATGCACCTATAAAGCATTGAAGCACTTAATTCTCCTGAACTTCGTTTAGCTTCAATGTTAATGAACCTGAATTAGGTTTTGTGTATCTTATCTTAACTTGTTTTCTGATTTTACCATACAGTCTGCTATCTGTACCCTGGAGGATGTGGATGTTATCAAGGAAGGAAAGGTTAGTAACTTAGTATCAATTCCATCGTAGAAAGGGATATGTAAGCTGAGACTGCACTTTGCGTTGGTAGCATCAGTAAATTTTGATGAGATGTGCACACTGGTGTGCTTGTTCGATGCAGGCTAGAATTGCTGGATATGCAGTCTCAGGTGGCGGCCGTGGCATTGAGAGAGTAGATATATCTGTTGATGGGGGTAAAACATGGGTTGAGGCTCATAGATATCAGAAAAGCAGTGTCCCATACATCTCTGATGGAGCTCAAAGTGATAAGTGGGCATGGGTTCTCTTCGAAGCTACGTTGGACGTACCAGCAAATGCGGAGATAGTAGCTAAGGCGGTAAGTGAAATTCACAGTTGAATCTAGTACTGTTTATTTTTCTGTTGCTCGGATAGGTAAGTCTGAAAATGCATCTTGTGGACCACAGGTAGACTCAGCCGCGAATATTCAACCTGAAAAGGTGGAGGACATATGGAATCTGAGAGGAATCCTCAATACATCTTGGCACCGGATCAAAATACAGAATTCAGTGTGTGTAGCACAATCCAAAATGTGAAAGAAGTATATTGTTCTGCCTAGAACAAGCAGCACGCTGGTCCATACATCTCATGATAGTCTTGAAATAATAAGCCACTGGAGCTTAATTTATGTGATTTTCGTTTAGACCGTGCCACGGAACTATGTTGGAGTCTTGTTGCTGGtctattttttttttctgttACCATATCAGTGTTACAAATACTTTTGCTTGTGTTGGGTGATCTGATGTGAAGAGATTGTTACGACTTACTTTTAAAATGAAAGTTTTTAAAAAAGGCTTTAAGCATGTGTTTGTTATTTTTTGTTCGACGGAGAGCTGTTAAACTTAGTAAACCAAGTCATTCAATAGTTGTTGATAATGCGATTTAACAGAAAGCTCAGTACGCTTGTTGTTATCACCCCTGAGGCAAAAATGTGAAGGCAGGCATCTCCCTCATCGGTGCAAAGATGAAGTTGGAAGTGGCATCATAGTACCTTTGGGACCTAAGCTAAATCTCTCTCTGTAAAGACATGCTCCAGCTTTACATCTGTGCCTGAACATAAACTTAACACACCCACCATCGTACTTCAAACAGATACATTTCCTAAGTGCTTTACAGCTGAAATCTCCTCAGAGCTAAATAAGAATCCATCATTACCCAAGTGCTTTACAGCTGAAATCTTCTCAGAGCTAAAATAAAATCCATCATTTCCTAAGTGCTTCTAGCTGCTTCTCCATGCCCGTTGATATTACCCTGCAAAAAATAATGAGACATTTGAAATTAGTTACTTCAAAAATGTCCGATTACAAAAGGGAAAAGAAACAAGCCAACTCTATGCATCTATATAAAGAGTCACCACTTACAACATTTGACACTTGGTCCATGGTTGGGTATATGTCCTTGAGCATTTTGTCTAAAGAATCCTTAGCTAACAGGAGCTTCCCTTCTTTCACTCCTGATTCAGATGAAGCATTTGCTGAGGATGTAACGCCGTGAAGCTGCGGGGAAGATGATGATCCACACGGTTAATCTTTCATCAAAGATATTTCATCGCGCTCCAAGCTACTGAAAAGGTTTTCAAAATATAAAGCTTCCCAAACCAATCAATGAACGCCGCTCTCGCATACAATAGGACAATAAGCATCTCAATTATCAACTAACTTCCACAAAAAATGCAA
It includes:
- the LOC127316616 gene encoding sulfite oxidase yields the protein MPGLTAPTDYAEEPPRHPDLRINSKEPFNAEPHRSALVSSYITPVDFFYKRNHGPIPKVDDISRYSVSINGLVNKHIQLSMSDIRLLPKYNVTATLQCAGNKRTAMSKVRKVRGVGWDVSALGNATWGGAKLSDVLELVGIPKLSSVTTLGGKHVEFVSVDKCKEEKGGPYKASIPLKQATDPDADVLLAYEMNGEIINRDHGYPLRVVVPGVIGARSVKWLDSISIIKEECQGFFMQKDYKMFPPTVDWDNIDWSTRRPQMDFPVQSAICTLEDVDVIKEGKARIAGYAVSGGGRGIERVDISVDGGKTWVEAHRYQKSSVPYISDGAQSDKWAWVLFEATLDVPANAEIVAKAVDSAANIQPEKVEDIWNLRGILNTSWHRIKIQNSVCVAQSKM